One genomic window of Anguilla anguilla isolate fAngAng1 chromosome 13, fAngAng1.pri, whole genome shotgun sequence includes the following:
- the LOC118211900 gene encoding death-inducer obliterator 1-like isoform X4 produces MEDSMSPERSPAPGPEQSQDPLDIGSQASVAAEEKGEQTNEDAKPEESEKSVKAAGEFKKTWGFRRTTIAKREMPGDTDSQDGRNAPVRRSGRQAKRTDKMEEFLSTAKRGRGGRRSAPAHLEASDPPSQTPTDAETASEASFDGNAETKAADDKKSPERPRARRRRAAAKPKGGSVSDNGSSENEDEDNEEAPVLKEEQTTQEAGKTGDPELQEGTEKKEEEEEEEEKEGEEKPAAESRPASVSPARAASRDSTPAKKKVTRPRAGRKASKDRKGDDDDDTDEDEDSSDKSDDEGYDPNALYCICRQKHNKRFMICCDRCEEWFHGDCVGITEARGRLLERNGEDYICPNCTVQKSRSTSPASASEGDKRPARKVGQNSAEQAALSSGVEDKHGEDLGIKGRIEKATNPSGKKKIKIFQPVCDKHITQTQAAEAAAAAPAAALPKCIGPGCGKNALPDSVYCGNDCILRHAAAAMKSITDVKETKPKEKPKPKGQKKPTTRSTVKKRSAGRRSTESSGQPDDDDDSDSEDEEEDEEGERKEQEPAVASWSSDHNYNAVTPEKTAPNASSVFNKSSGKESDDDDEDEDDDEEATTNRKQSPVSSTPPKPSKKVPASPGAKTLAKRKKHTSLSPGRGRASKKPALPPGKAPKTKKPSPAPPALPPVAPLPAGPPASRHHVTGALRVSKTNYTIPKKQPQPPTSGPSPAVRPPPVSSAPPTSTSSAPPRPPPPAAVTPQPQPQPQPQPQPQPNNQIRQNIRRSLTDILYKRVSDSDDLAIPESEVGKLAVNIEKEMFNLFLNTDNKYKNKYRSIMFNLKDPKNKGLFYRVVGGEVSPFKLVRLSPEELLSREISEWRPREAPEVLDPNPRPPPPGQSRPTPKLEVAPDVDMEESPPLSDGDEQEEPRPSPAPAPAPASAPAPASASGPAVKTSQVNVASPVPDIFSSMLKDTTAEHRTHLFDLNCKICTGQKSADDEPPAKKPKPSAPAVVKKAEVKVKHEPRPSKAGGSSSDSAPIAPPGGETPVTESPASPEDACVAPAPSQSCAPVAIPAVSSVTITRRDPRTAGYRPPVPATPALPAVSSTSEPSVTETKAALPPPPPPPPPPSAPKSILLKPNASPDTRFFSTPGASGPDSHSPQESETAMFLSGQEMMWKGFINMHTVAKFVTKAYLVSGSFEHLKEDLPDTIHIGGRISPHTVWDYVGKLKTSLSKELCLIRFHPATEEEEVAYVSLFSYFSSRRRFGVVANNNRRIKDLYLIPLSAKDPLPSKLLPFDGPGLEPARPNLLLGLVICQKERKRSAASQEGDEKRSKLQARDPDDTGLPKPPAIPRPEVKQEKTHLYNLEASASTTPPGSPPSMGSSESSSSSQVTPSMLSLVSSLKGSAAGSSGKDSPSSSASSSATPLQTILKTLFGKKKQDSDASLSPSEHASVEALVPVPLLDPIVQQFGQISKEKEVDEDEDDRPYDPEEEYDSAMGYGTEVPVVTGKAFETSKQAEAAVPASTADVDDVAYDPEDETIFDEVKGGVDVPGQAKAKPTSEGEVGGSTLTEQQKMLDELNKQIEEQKRQLEEQEESIRQQRANVGVSIGDTLLTAPTKSLLANSQLLVLGKKAEELVAKTPVAPVINQRRDPRQSRDPRQAAANRRLTSDSVEKEEASTSATVEDTVPVQADITKPVQSQPEMETQAEVKQAEAVPFLDTKDTEVVIPLLGETVEPDMEDLTEPFTEPVEKPNGDSTKAEIESNPYTAWPNSASILKAKELSDLEKSHEQSVPDLAQTQTSTPYYSTHGSSNPTLPRNPQNTAQSNTYPQDSQAPLVPHMAMSNPDFGSTQEMPPPIPFQPPLGPPPMQGIPPIQGPPPMQGEGDQSQYRDPSHFGPPAPYPPYQNQWGGPQQQFDSPRGPLPQPMMGPRAPPPFQPLGQRGPPPQMFDSPMGSIPPQHMGQRGPPPGQFMEGHGPPPPPFDGQNGSLQPRFNGPPPPFNFSGPRGPPPPFAGPPPVHFDNRAPPPSHFPGPRGPPPPHQFGDHGPQKPLLDTPRGPDDQQYDNSSSTYQQGLEQHQGQTPPPMYRETPPPSQALSYRAPPHNQFEARRGPPSGSEMGPQRFTPPNQFGGPRGPPPHAHNQRVPSPQHRGSFEDQRGPPPPDFSPRQRGPPPAHFSGPRAHPPTHFSESGGGGQPRFHFENHPPDGRPLRHAGPLLPTPPDGPIQIPNRMGHSPEPHREDHWRPAPDLRRRGSGRDDSEPRNSGDRPSRFEASHREREGIQGPTRISEERQRDVSEDRRRERDGAHAGRPWDRSTGKRWSRERDRERDRERDRSRGREGERHREGDGDKRRDRDRDRERERDRGRDRDSDRRDHDRDSDRRDHDRDRARNRDRDRDRDRDRERDRDRDNRDRRRDRSRSRDRERGKDRERDRGRDRDRDRDRERDRDRERKERSKSKEKGKENKSEAPKESEKPTETEIAANKNTAS; encoded by the exons CCTCGGTAGCAGcggaggagaagggggagcAGACTAATGAGGACGCCAAGCCAGAGGAGTCCGAGAAGTCTGTGAAGGCCGCCGGTGAGTTCAAGAAGACCTGGGGCTTCCGCAGAACCACGATAGCCAAGAGAGAGATGCCCGGCGACACGGACAGCCAGGACGGCCGGAACGCGCCCGTGCGCCGCAGCGGCCGGCAGGCCAAGCGCACCGACAAGATGGAGGAGTTCCTGTCCACCGCCAAACGAGGccggggtgggaggaggagcgCCCCCGCGCACCTGGAGGCCTCAGACCCGCCGTCCCAGACGCCCACCGACGCCGAGACCGCCTCCGAGGCCAGCTTCGACGGGAACGCCGAAACGAAGGCCGCCGACGACAAGAAGTCCCCCGAGAGGCCGCGGGCCCGCCGGAGGAGGGCTGCGGCCAAGCCCAAGGGCGGCTCCGTCAGCGACAACGGGAGCTCGGAAAACGAAGACGAGGACAACGAGGAAGCGCCCGTCTTGAAGGAGGAGCAGACGACCCAGGAAGCGGGCAAGACTGGGGACCCCGAGTTGCAAGAGGGGACCgagaaaaaagaggaagaggaagaggaagaggagaaggagggagaggagaagccCGCCGCTGAGTCCAGACCGGCGTCTGTTAGCCCGGCCAGGGCTGCCAGCAGGGACTCCACACCTGCCAAGAAAAAAGTCACTCGGCCTAGAGCGGGGAGGAAGGCCTCTAAGGACAGGAAaggggatgatgatgatgacactGATGAAGATGAGGACTCCTCGGATAAATCTGACGACGAGGGCTACGATCCCAATGCGTTATATTGCATCTGTCGACAGAAGCACAACAAGAG gttcatGATCTGCTGCGATCGCTGTGAGGAGTGGTTCCACGGCGACTGCGTGGGTATCACGGAGGCGCGCGGCCGCCTGCTGGAGAGGAACGGGGAAGACTACATCTGCCCCAACTGCACCGTGCAGAAGAGCCGCTCCACGTCCCCTGCCAGCGCCTCCGAGGGCGACAAGCGCCCCGCCCGAAAGGTTGGCCAGAACTCTGCTGAGCAGGCTGCTCTCTCTTCTGGAGTGGAGGACAAACATGGCGAAGACCTGGGCATCAAGGGGAGGATCGAGAAAGCCACCAATCCAagtgggaaaaagaaaattaagatATTTCAGCCGGTATGTGATAAAcacataacacaaacacag GCCGcggaagcagcagcagcagccccagcaGCCGCGCTGCCCAAGTGCATAGGCCCGGGCTGCGGGAAAAACGCTCTGCCAGACTCCGTTTACTGCGGTAACGATTGCATCCTCCGGCACGCCGCGGCCGCCATGAAATCCATCACTGACGTGAAAGAGACCAAACCAAAGGAAAAACCCAAGCCTAAAGGACAGAAGAAACCCACCACAAGGTCTACTGTCAAG AAGAGATCGGCTGGAAGGAGGTCCACCGAGTCTTCTGGTCAGCCAGATGATGACGACGACTCCGACAGcgaagatgaggaggaggatgaagaggggGAGCGCAAAGAACAGGAGCCAGCCGTTGCATCCTGGTCCAGCGACCATAATTACAATGCAGTAACGCCAGAAAAGACTGCTCCAAATGCTTCATCTGTGTTTAACAAATCGT CTGGAAAGgaaagtgatgatgatgatgaggatgaggatgatgacgAAGAAGCCACAACCAACCGGAAGCAGTCTCCCGTTTCCTCCACGCCCCCAAAGCCAAGCAAGAAGGTCCCTGCCTCCCCGGGTGCCAAGACACTTGCCAAGCGGAAAAAGCACACCTCTCTGTCACCCGGTCGAGGGCGAGCCTCCAAGAAACCTGCCCTGCCCCCAGGCAAAGcacccaaaaccaaaaaacccagccctgctccacctGCCCTTCCACCTGTAGCCCCTTTGCCAGCGGGGCCCCCTGCCTCCAGACATCACGTCACTGGGGCCCTGAGGGTCAGCAAGACAAACTACACCATCCCGAAGAAGCAGCCACAGCCGCCTACGTCAGGCCCATCTCCAGCTGTCAGGCCCCCACCTGTGTCCTCAGCCCCCCCAACCTCTACCTCATCTGCCCCTCCCAGACCCCCACCGCCTGCTGCCGTTACACcgcaaccccaaccccaaccccaacctcAACCCCAACCTCAACCAAACAACCAAATCAGACAGAACATCCGTCGCTCGCTCACAGACATTCTGTACAAGAG ggtgAGCGACAGCGATGACCTCGCGATACCTGAGAGCGAGGTTGGAAAACTGGCAGTCAACATTGAGAAGGAAATGTTCAACTTATTCCTCAACACAGACAACAAGTACAAGAACAAGTACAGATCCATCATGTTCAACCTGAAGGACCCTAAAAACAAG GGGCTGTTTTATCGAGTTGTAGGTGGTGAGGTCAGCCCCTTCAAGCTGGTGAGGCTGAGCCCGGAAGAGCTGCTCTCCAGAGAGATCTCTGAATGGAGACCGAGGGAAGCCCCAGAG GTCCTGGACCCAAACCCAAGGCCCCCTCCACCTGGGCAGTCAAGGCCCACTCCAAAGCTGGAGGTGGCACCCGATGTGGACATGGAGgagtctcctcctctgtctgaTGGAGAC gaGCAGGAAGAGCCTCGGCCATCTCCAGCCCCAGCTCCGGCTCCAGCATCTGCCCCTGCCCCGGCCTCTGCCTCCGGTCCTGCGGTGAAGACTAGCCAGGTCAACGTGGCTAGCCCCGTCCCCGATATCTTCAGCAGCATGTTGAAGGACACCACTGCCGAGCACAGGACTCATCTGTTTGACTTAAACTGCAAGATTTGCACAG GCCAGAAGTCTGCTGATGATGAGCCCCCGGCTAAGAAGCCCAAGCCGTCTGCCCCCGCCGTCGTCAAGAAGGCAGAGGTCAAGGTCAAGCACGAGCCGCGCCCCTCCAAAGCGGGCGGTTCCTCAAGCGACAGTGCGCCCATCGCACCCCCCGGGGGCGAGACACCCGTCACCGAGTCTCCGGCCTCGCCAGAGGACGCCTGCGTCGCGCCCGCGCCGAGCCAGTCGTGCGCTCCCGTGGCCATCCCCGCGGTTTCCTCTGTGACCATCACACGCCGGGACCCGCGCACAGCCGGCTACCGACCCCCGGTCCCCGCCACCCCAGCCCTGCCCGCTGTGTCCAGTACCTCTGAGCCGTCCGTCACTGAGACCAAGGCagccctgcccccgcccccacccccgccccctcctccatccGCCCCCAAGTCCATCCTGCTGAAACCCAACGCCTCGCCGGACACCCGCTTCTTCAGCACACCTGGAGCCAG TGGGCCGGACTCCCACTCCCCTCAGGAAAGTGAAACGGCCATGTTCCTCTCTGGCCAGGAAATGATGTGGAAGGGTTTCATCAACATGCACACCGTCGCCAAGTTTGTCACCAAGGCCTACCTGGTGTCTGGATCCTTCGAGCACCTGAAGGAG GATCTGCCGGACACAATCCACATTGGTGGCCGAATCTCTCCACACACAGTGTGGGACTACGTGGGGAAGCTTAAGACATCCCTGTCAAAG GAGCTGTGTCTGATCCGTTTTCACCCAGCgacggaggaagaggaggtggcctatgtctctctcttctcttatTTCAGTAGCCGACGGCGTTTCGGCGTGGTCGCCAACAACAACCGCCGCATAAAAGACCTTTATCTCATCCCGCTGAGTGCCAAGGATCCACTGCCCTCCAAACTCTTACCCTTTGATGGGCCAG GGCTAGAACCGGCTCGACCGAATCTCCTCCTTGGATTGGTCATCTGTCAGAAGGAAAGAAAGCGATCTGCAGCCTCCCAGGAAGGTGATGAGAAGAGGTCTAAGCTGCAGGCTCGGGACCCTGATGACACTGGCCTCCCCAAACCACCGGCCATTCCCAGGCCTGAGGTCAAGCAGGAAAAAACCCACCTGTACAACCTAGAGGCTTCCGCCAGTACCACCCCTCCTGGTTCCCCTCCTTCCATGGGCTCTTCTGAATCCTCATCAAGTTCCCAAGTCACCCCATCGATGTTGTCGCTGGTGTCCTCACTCAAGGGTTCGGCAGCTGGTAGCTCAGGCAAGGACTCACCCTCGTCCTCTGCCTCTAGCTCCGCCACCCCACTTCAGACTATCCTGAAAACACTGTTTGGAAAGAAGAAACAGGACTCtgatgcctctctctccccgtctgaGCATGCCTCTGTGGAGGCTCTGGTGCCAGTCCCACTGCTTGACCCGATTGTCCAGCAGTTTGGCCAGATCTCCAAGGAGAAAGAGGTAGATGAAGATGAGGACGACAGACCATATGACCCTGAAGAAGAGTATGATTCAGCTATGGGTTATGGAACCGAAGTGCCTGTGGTCACAGGAAAGGCATTTGAGACCAGTAAGCAGGCTGAGGCTGCTGTTCCAGCCTCCACTGCAGATGTGGATGATGTTGCCTATGATCCAGAAGATGAAACTATCTTTGATGAAGTGAAAGGTGGTGTTGATGTTCCTGGCCAGGCTAAAGCTAAACCCACATCTGAGGGTGAGGTGGGAGGTTCCACATTGACTGAGCAACAGAAGATGCTGGATGAGCTGAACAAGCAGATAGAGGAGCAGAAACgtcagctggaggagcaggaggagtcTATTCGTCAGCAGAGAGCAAATGTAGGGGTGTCCATAGGAGATACTTTGTTGACTGCACCTACAAAATCCCTGTTGGCTAATAGTCAGCTACTTGTGCTAGGAAAAAAGGCAGAGGAACTGGTGGCAAAGACTCCAGTGGCCCCAGTAATTAATCAGAGAAGGGACCCAAGGCAGAGCAGGGACCCAAGGCAGGCAGCAGCTAATCGGAGGCTCACGTCTGACTCTGTGGAAAAAGAGGAGGCCTCTACATCAGCTACAGTTGAGGACACAGTTCCAGTACAGGCAGACATCACAAAGCCAGTTCAGTCCCAGCCAGAAATGGAGACACAGGCTGAGGTGAAACAGGCTGAGGCTGTCCCATTCCTTGATACAAAAGACACTGAAGTAGTTATTCCCTTGTTGGGAGAGACAGTAGAACCTGACATGGAAGATCTTACTGAGCCCTTTACTGAGCCTGTTGAGAAACCCAATGGGGATTCTACTAAGGCTGAGATTGAAAGTAACCCATACACTGCCTGGCCCAATTCAGCCAGCATTTTAAAAGCCAAGGAACTTTCAGATCTGGAAAAGTCGCATGAGCAGTCTGTTCCTGACCTAGCCCAGACACAAACCTCAACCCCTTATTATAGTACACATGGGAGCAGCAACCCTACACTCCCCAGAAATCCCcaaaatacagcacagagcaacaCTTACCCACAAGACTCTCAGGCTCCCCTTGTGCCCCACATGGCAATGTCAAACCCAGACTTCGGCAGCACTCAGGAAATGCCGCCTCCCATACCTTTCCAGCCCCCACTTGGCCCCCCACCTATGCAGGGAATTCCCCCGATTCAGGGACCTCCTCCTATGCAAGGTGAGGGAGACCAGTCCCAGTACAGAGATCCGTCCCACTTTGGGCCCCCAGCACCTTACCCACCTTATCAGAATCAATGGGGAGGACCCCAGCAGCAGTTTGATAGCCCTCGGGGTCCCCTGCCCCAACCCATGATGGGGCCACGAGCACCACCTCCATTTCAACCTCTTGGTCAGAGGGGACCTCCCCCTCAGATGTTTGATAGTCCCATGGGTTCCATACCTCCACAACATATGGGGCAAAGAGGTCCACCTCCAGGACAATTCATGGAGGGTCATggtcctccaccccctccttttGATGGGCAAAATGGCTCACTCCAGCCAAGGTTCAATGGGCCCCCACCTCCATTTAATTTTTCAGGACCTCGAGGCCCTCCTCCACCTTTTGCAGGGCCACCCCCTGTCCACTTTGATAACAGAgcccccccaccatcccactTTCCTGGACCAAGagggccccctccaccccatcaGTTTGGGGACCATGGGCCTCAGAAGCCCTTATTGGATACGCCAAGAGGCCCTGATGACCAGCAGTATGACAACAGTAGCAGCACCTATCAGCAGGGGTTAGAGCAGCACCAGGGACAGACGCCACCACCTATGTATAGagaaaccccacccccttcacagGCCCtatcctacagggccccacccCACAACCAGTTCGAAGCACGGAGGGGTCCACCCTCTGGCAGTGAAATGGGACCGCAACGTTTCACCCCTCCCAACCAGTTTGGAGGGCCAAGAGGACCACCGCCACATGCTCACAATCAGAGGGTCCCTTCACCTCAACACAGGGGCTCTTTTGAAGATCAGCgaggtcctcctcctccagatTTCTCACCAAGGCAGAGAGGTCCTCCACCGGCACACTTCAGTGGGCCACGGGCCCACCCACCAACCCACTTCTCGGAaagtgggggaggaggacagcCACGGTTCCACTTTGAAAACCATCCACCAGATGGCAGACCACTCCGGCATGCTGGTCCtctcctccccactccccctgATGGTCCCATTCAGATCCCAAACCGCATGGGTCACAGCCCTGAACCACATCGTGAAGATCACTGGAGGCCTGCACCTGACTTGAGAAGGAGAGGTAGTGGCAGGGATGATTCAGAGCCACGCAACAGTGGAGACAGGCCAAGCAGGTTTGAAGCCAGCCACCGTGAGAGGGAGGGTATTCAGGGGCCCACCCGTATTTCTGAGGAAAGGCAGAGGGATGTGTcagaggacaggaggagagagagggatggcgCTCATGCTGGCAGGCCCTGGGATAGGAGCACAGGCAAACGCTGGAGCAGGGAGCGAGATCGGGAGAGGGACCGGGAGAGGGACCGCAGCCgaggcagggagggggaaagacaCAGGGAAGGAGATGGAGACAAGAGGCGAGACCGAGACCGTGACAGAGAACGTGAACGGGACAGGGGCAGAGATCGAGACTCTGACCGGAGAGACCACGATCGCGACTCTGACCGGAGAGACCACGATCGCGACAGAGCCAGGAACAGAGACAGGGACCGCGACCGAGACAGGGATCGCGAACGCGACAGAGACCGGGACAACAGAGACAGGCGTCGTGATCGGTCAAGGAGCAGGGATAGAGAACGTGGcaaagac